In Prunus dulcis chromosome 2, ALMONDv2, whole genome shotgun sequence, a single genomic region encodes these proteins:
- the LOC117620387 gene encoding AUGMIN subunit 7-like isoform X2, with amino-acid sequence MAARQMEEIQRKQVMLNYSRFNAPAQSLLFAGMEHYALLEWLFFRLLGDKSPFSQQSLQGDAMDRDEETARIQYLAEIAKFLGITTTVDTEAIQVRRGSYEDRAEMLRLIVDLVEASIYADNQEWRSGMNCDFWSIDEQVAKDIQLIDSIAERQAQIFSECKLFPADVQIQSIYPLPDVSELEKKFSEQSKILLSLQQKVDDLASKHAYDPDEDYAEVESRLCAHLESFLETTRSFNTIYTKEIRPWTRMMEEPQLHGFGPAASHLLEAYKMLLEFLGNLRNLRDSHAACAVGSSDSVAGEPSSVTRIISECESALTFLNRDLGILLASIARKQGEEVNL; translated from the exons ATGGCAGCGAGACAAATGGAAGAGATACAGAGGAAGCAGGTGATGCTGAATTACTCGAGATTCAATGCGCCTGCTCAGTCTCTCCTCTTCGCCGGCATGGAACACTATGCTCTTCTCGAATGGCTGTTCTTCCG CTTGTTGGGGGACAAGTCACCCTTTTCCCAACAGAGTCTTCAAGGGGACGCCATGGATCGTGACGAAGAGACCGCTCGCATCCAAT ATTTGGCAGAGATTGCAAAGTTTTTGGGTATTACTACTACTGTAGACACAGAAGCCATCCAAGTTA GACGAGGAAGCTATGAAGATCGCGCTGAAATGCTTCGTCTTATTGTAGATCTTGTGGAGGCGAGCATTTATGCTGATAATCAAGAATGGAG ATCTGGTATGAACTGTGATTTCTGGAGTATCGATGAGCAGGTAGCAAAGGACATACAACTAATTGATTCCATTGCTGAGAGACAAGCTCAAATATTCTCCGAGTGCAAATTATTCCCTGCTGATGTTCAAATTCAGTCCATATATCCGTT GCCTGATGTTTCTGAATTGGAAAAAAAGTTTTCAGAACAATCAAAGATACTCTTAAGTCTTCAACAGAAGGTTGACGATTTGGCATCAAAG CATGCATACGACCCAGATGAGGATTATGCAGAGGTGGAGTCCAGATTGTGTGCACATCTGGAATCTTTCCTAGAAACTACAAGATCATTCAATACGATTTACACTAAG GAAATACGTCCCTGGACGCGCATGATGGAGGAACCCCAGCTCCATGGGTTTGGGCCAGCTGCCAGTCACTTGTTAGAGGCATACAAGATGCTTTTGGAG TTCCTAGGGAACCTGAGGAATCTTAGAGATTCCCACGCAGCTTGTGCTGTCGGATCATCTGACTCAGTTGCGGGTGAGCCCTCGTCTGTCACGAGAATAATCTCTGAATGTGAATCTGCATTGACATTCTTAAATCGTGACCTCGGAATTCTCTTGGCTTCCATTGCTCGCAAGCAAGGTGAGGAGGTgaatttataa
- the LOC117620387 gene encoding AUGMIN subunit 7-like isoform X1, with protein MAARQMEEIQRKQVMLNYSRFNAPAQSLLFAGMEHYALLEWLFFRLLGDKSPFSQQSLQGDAMDRDEETARIQYLAEIAKFLGRGSYEDRAEMLRLIVDLVEASIYADNQEWRSGMNCDFWSIDEQVAKDIQLIDSIAERQAQIFSECKLFPADVQIQSIYPLPDVSELEKKFSEQSKILLSLQQKVDDLASKHAYDPDEDYAEVESRLCAHLESFLETTRSFNTIYTKEIRPWTRMMEEPQLHGFGPAASHLLEAYKMLLEFLGNLRNLRDSHAACAVGSSDSVAGEPSSVTRIISECESALTFLNRDLGILLASIARKQGEEVNL; from the exons ATGGCAGCGAGACAAATGGAAGAGATACAGAGGAAGCAGGTGATGCTGAATTACTCGAGATTCAATGCGCCTGCTCAGTCTCTCCTCTTCGCCGGCATGGAACACTATGCTCTTCTCGAATGGCTGTTCTTCCG CTTGTTGGGGGACAAGTCACCCTTTTCCCAACAGAGTCTTCAAGGGGACGCCATGGATCGTGACGAAGAGACCGCTCGCATCCAAT ATTTGGCAGAGATTGCAAAGTTTTTGG GACGAGGAAGCTATGAAGATCGCGCTGAAATGCTTCGTCTTATTGTAGATCTTGTGGAGGCGAGCATTTATGCTGATAATCAAGAATGGAG ATCTGGTATGAACTGTGATTTCTGGAGTATCGATGAGCAGGTAGCAAAGGACATACAACTAATTGATTCCATTGCTGAGAGACAAGCTCAAATATTCTCCGAGTGCAAATTATTCCCTGCTGATGTTCAAATTCAGTCCATATATCCGTT GCCTGATGTTTCTGAATTGGAAAAAAAGTTTTCAGAACAATCAAAGATACTCTTAAGTCTTCAACAGAAGGTTGACGATTTGGCATCAAAG CATGCATACGACCCAGATGAGGATTATGCAGAGGTGGAGTCCAGATTGTGTGCACATCTGGAATCTTTCCTAGAAACTACAAGATCATTCAATACGATTTACACTAAG GAAATACGTCCCTGGACGCGCATGATGGAGGAACCCCAGCTCCATGGGTTTGGGCCAGCTGCCAGTCACTTGTTAGAGGCATACAAGATGCTTTTGGAG TTCCTAGGGAACCTGAGGAATCTTAGAGATTCCCACGCAGCTTGTGCTGTCGGATCATCTGACTCAGTTGCGGGTGAGCCCTCGTCTGTCACGAGAATAATCTCTGAATGTGAATCTGCATTGACATTCTTAAATCGTGACCTCGGAATTCTCTTGGCTTCCATTGCTCGCAAGCAAGGTGAGGAGGTgaatttataa